One window from the genome of Deinococcus apachensis DSM 19763 encodes:
- the rplK gene encoding 50S ribosomal protein L11, with translation MAKKVTGIVKLQLPAGKATPAPPVGPALGQYGANIMGFTKEFNAATADKGDAIIPVEITIYADRSFTFITKTPPMSYLIRKAAGLQKGSATPNKAKVGKLNWDQVLEIARTKLPDLNAGSVEAAANTVAGTARSMGVTIEGAPNA, from the coding sequence ATGGCTAAGAAAGTCACCGGGATCGTGAAGTTGCAGCTTCCGGCCGGAAAGGCGACCCCGGCCCCGCCCGTGGGCCCCGCGCTCGGCCAGTACGGCGCGAACATCATGGGCTTCACGAAGGAGTTCAACGCGGCCACGGCCGACAAGGGTGATGCGATCATCCCGGTCGAGATCACGATCTACGCCGACCGCTCCTTCACCTTCATCACCAAGACGCCCCCCATGAGCTACCTGATCCGCAAGGCGGCGGGTCTGCAAAAGGGCAGCGCCACGCCCAACAAGGCGAAGGTGGGCAAGCTGAACTGGGACCAGGTGCTGGAGATTGCCCGCACCAAGCTTCCTGACCTGAACGCGGGCAGCGTCGAGGCCGCCGCGAACACCGTGGCGGGCACCGCGCGCTCCATGGGCGTGACCATCGAGGGGGCCCCCAATGCCTAA
- the rplA gene encoding 50S ribosomal protein L1, protein MPKHGKRYRALVGRVDRSKQYSIDEATSLVKDLATAKFDETVEVHFRLGIDPRKSDQNVRGTVSLPHGTGRSVRVAVITRGDNQAAAEAAGADVVGAEDLIERIAGGFMDFDAVVATPDMMAMVGQRLARLLGPRGLLPNPKSGTVGPDVAGMVRGLKAGRIEFRNDKTGVVHAPIGKASFDAGNLSANYQALLTALEAAKPGAAKGVYLRSAYLTSTMGPSIPLTLGSQAQA, encoded by the coding sequence ATGCCTAAGCACGGCAAGCGTTACCGCGCCCTGGTGGGCCGGGTGGACCGCAGCAAGCAGTACTCCATCGACGAGGCCACCAGCCTGGTCAAGGACCTCGCCACTGCCAAGTTCGACGAGACGGTGGAAGTTCACTTCCGCCTGGGCATCGACCCCCGCAAGAGTGACCAGAACGTGCGCGGCACGGTCTCGCTGCCCCACGGCACGGGCCGCAGCGTGCGTGTGGCCGTGATCACGCGGGGGGACAACCAGGCTGCCGCCGAGGCCGCCGGTGCCGACGTGGTGGGTGCCGAGGACCTGATCGAGCGTATTGCGGGCGGCTTCATGGACTTCGACGCTGTCGTGGCGACCCCCGACATGATGGCGATGGTCGGTCAGCGCCTCGCGCGTCTGCTCGGGCCGCGCGGCCTGCTGCCCAACCCCAAGAGCGGCACCGTCGGTCCCGACGTGGCGGGCATGGTGCGGGGCCTGAAGGCGGGCCGCATTGAGTTCCGCAACGACAAGACCGGCGTGGTTCACGCGCCCATCGGCAAGGCCAGCTTCGACGCGGGTAACCTCAGCGCGAACTACCAGGCCCTCCTGACGGCGCTGGAAGCTGCCAAGCCCGGCGCGGCCAAGGGCGTGTACCTCCGCAGCGCGTACCTGACCAGCACGATGGGGCCGAGCATTCCCCTCACGCTGGGTAGCCAGGCCCAGGCCTGA
- the rplJ gene encoding 50S ribosomal protein L10 — protein sequence MANERNQQNLTDLKGSLTGVETFYVVDYQGLTAGQLSQLRKDIRGKGGQLIVAKNTLINLALQEGGRDFSDALKGPSALVLAHDDPAGVAKTLSDASKGNDRGIPAVKGGFVEGNRVDVRVIERLASLGSKQSLQGELVGVLSAHLSNFVGILEAYRDKLGGGAPEAQA from the coding sequence GTGGCGAACGAACGCAATCAGCAGAACCTGACGGACCTGAAGGGCAGCCTCACGGGCGTCGAGACGTTCTACGTCGTTGACTACCAGGGCCTGACCGCCGGGCAGCTCAGCCAACTGCGTAAGGACATCCGCGGGAAGGGCGGGCAACTGATCGTTGCCAAGAACACCCTGATCAACCTCGCCCTTCAGGAGGGTGGCCGCGACTTCAGCGACGCCCTGAAGGGCCCCAGCGCCCTGGTGCTGGCCCACGACGATCCCGCCGGGGTCGCCAAGACGCTCAGCGACGCGTCCAAGGGCAACGACCGCGGCATCCCCGCCGTCAAGGGCGGCTTCGTCGAGGGCAACCGCGTGGACGTTCGGGTCATCGAGCGTCTGGCGAGCCTGGGCAGCAAGCAGAGCCTTCAGGGCGAACTCGTGGGCGTGCTCAGCGCGCACCTTAGCAACTTCGTGGGCATCCTTGAAGCGTACCGTGACAAGCTCGGCGGCGGCGCTCCCGAGGCTCAGGCCTAA
- the rplL gene encoding 50S ribosomal protein L7/L12, whose protein sequence is MAYDKQALIDQLSTLTIMELADLIDGLKDTWGVTAAVAVAGGGAAAAAAPVEEKTEFDVILVDAGASKINVIKELRAITGLGLKEAKDLSEKGGAIKEGVSKEDAEKFRAQLEGAGAKVEVR, encoded by the coding sequence ATGGCTTACGACAAGCAGGCTCTGATCGACCAGCTCAGCACCCTCACCATCATGGAACTCGCCGACCTCATCGACGGCCTCAAGGACACCTGGGGCGTCACGGCCGCCGTGGCCGTCGCCGGTGGTGGCGCCGCCGCCGCCGCTGCCCCCGTCGAGGAGAAGACCGAGTTCGACGTCATCCTCGTGGACGCGGGCGCCAGCAAGATCAACGTCATTAAGGAACTGCGCGCCATCACCGGCCTGGGGCTGAAGGAAGCCAAGGACCTCAGCGAGAAGGGCGGCGCCATCAAGGAAGGCGTTAGCAAGGAAGACGCCGAGAAGTTCCGCGCCCAGCTCGAAGGCGCGGGCGCCAAGGTCGAAGTCCGCTAA
- a CDS encoding cold-shock protein — MAVGRVKWFNAEKGFGFIETEGSDDVFAHFSAIQSTGFKKLNEGDEVEFDIEPGQRGKGPQAKNIVVTKAAPAPAYGDRPQRRNDRW; from the coding sequence ATGGCAGTAGGCAGAGTGAAGTGGTTCAACGCGGAAAAGGGCTTTGGGTTCATCGAGACGGAAGGCAGCGACGACGTGTTCGCGCACTTCAGCGCGATCCAGTCCACGGGTTTCAAGAAGCTCAATGAGGGTGACGAGGTCGAGTTCGACATCGAGCCCGGTCAGCGCGGCAAGGGTCCCCAGGCCAAGAACATCGTTGTGACGAAGGCCGCCCCGGCCCCCGCCTACGGCGACCGCCCCCAGCGCCGCAACGACCGCTGGTAA